A window of the Drosophila simulans strain w501 chromosome 2L, Prin_Dsim_3.1, whole genome shotgun sequence genome harbors these coding sequences:
- the LOC6731467 gene encoding uncharacterized protein LOC6731467 isoform X2, with amino-acid sequence MNKVEFKNKNKDQGPCARVRKIRPINMGGNVEQRPWTPTVRIGRIAAETTNPGPATVQLPTLIGSKVPDSKKKAAPSYSFGHKLGGKYDTSGPGPAQYNVTGMRAKGRDYPRAATLQSRPKELTRFSNPGPGEYDVVPAAKAVIDATPKYTFGQRPVALKTFQIPGPNHYQVVPLDVVKRRAPRYSFRIKVNVYLVNNPAPNSYCPEKVTQSKKNAPRYTFGRRTKIEHDQGTPAPGAYCPEKVKLNKTPEFSFGIKHHEQRPDYTPAPGTYKPEQVVLEHIPAYSFGLKTKHIQVSDTPAPGAYSPEKSRLHSTPAYSIAGKASQDVVDCTPAPGAYEPEKCVLSRTPAFSFGHRAELTKSSDTPAPGTYNPEKVRMDHTPAFTLSGRPETRSVSETPAPGSYAPEKYRNDRTPAFTFGGKHEQRLESFTPAPGDYCPEKVRHDHNPAFSFAGRHDLHKPSDTPAPGAYDTEKVRQDHNPAFSFAGRHDLHKPSETPAPGAYSTQKVRQDNNPAFSMAGKYSQKVASDSPAPGTYCPEKVRLDHTPAYSFGVKSDPKVENNTPAPGDYHPEKVRQDHNPAFSFAGRHDLQKPDHTPAPGAYFPEKVRLDHNPAFSMAGKYDAKVTNDTPAPGDYSPEKVRQDTNLAYSFAGRHDLHKPSETPAPGAYSPEKVRLDHNPAFTMAGKHDQKILNGTPAPGDYSPEKCRLDHTPAYSFGGKNDPKIENNTPAPGDYHPEKVRLDHNPAYSFAGRHDLHKPSDTPAPGAYSPEKVRQDHNPAFSMAGKPVEKLTNGTPAPGDYSPEKVRLDHTPAYTFGGKNDPKVENNTPAPGDYHPEKVRQDHNPAFSFAGRHDLHKPNDTPAPGAYCPEKVRQDHNPAFSMAGKHTQKVASDTPAPGDYSPEKVRLDHTPAYTFGGKNDPKVESNTPAPGDYHPEKVRQDHNPAFSFAGRHDLQKPSDTPAPGAYFPEKVRQDHNPAFTMAGKHDPKVSNDTPAPGDYSPEKVRLDYTPSFTFAGKNNPKVENNTPAPGDYHPEKVRQDHNPAFSFAGRHDLHKPSDTPAPGAYSPEKVRQDHNPAFSMAGKYIEKITNGTPAPGDYCPEKVRLDHTPAFTFGGKNDPKVENNTPAPGDYHPEKVRQDHVPAFSFAGRHDLHKPSETPAPGAYSPEKVRQDHNPAFSMAGKHDPKVTNDTPAPGDYHPEKVRLDHNPAFSFAGRHDLQKPSETPAPGDYFPEKVRQDFNPAFTFAGKHDPRSLSESPAPGDYSPEKVRLDHAPAYSFGGKHDIKTEHLHPAPCDYAPEKVRLDHTPAYTIAGRPAADHVSQTPAPCDYHPEQCQVDSTPAFTFGMRLGRERISDTPAPSAYEPEKHSLHSTPAYSFGTKSDIRVTTDAPAPGHYHPEQCKLDSSPAYSFGLKTVPTASLPVRNNAECTTTTTNHTNNNAGSSTTTTTTTTTTKTFINGVEQPQLQKKETTKQVNGTHKELKSAPQTQAPLSNGNIVSNGNHSKMVSTTTRIQEVAHGQKEIGNLKVVASGKSDASATKAAAVSHQTVVQADGAIVTSGQSSRMQTVKYAVEASSVQEKIISS; translated from the exons ATGAACAAG GTCGAGttcaaaaacaagaacaaagATCAGGGACCCTGCGCCCGCGTGCGTAAGATTCGTCCAATCAACATGGGCGGCAACGTGGAGCAGCGTCCTTGGACTCCAACCGTTAGGATCGGCAGGATCGCCGCCGAGACCACCAATCCGGGTCCAGCCACGGTTCAACTTCCAACCTTGATAG GCAGCAAAGTTCCCGACTCCAAGAAGAAGGCCGCTCCCTCGTACTCCTTTGGCCACAAGTTGGGCGGAAAGTACGACACCTCCGGACCGGGTCCGGCGCAATACAATGTTACTGGTATGCGGGCCAAGGGTCGGGATTATCCTCGAGCTGCCACTCTGCAGAGCAGACCCAAGGAACTGACGCGCTTCTCGAATCCCGGACCTGGAGAGTACGATGTGGTGCCGGCGGCCAAGGCGGTGATCGATGCCACGCCCAAGTACACCTTTGGCCAACGGCCAGTCGCGTTGAAAACCTTCCAGATACCAG GTCCCAACCATTATCAAGTGGTGCCACTTGATGTCGTCAAGCGGCGAGCCCCACGATACTCCTTTCGCATTAAGGTTAACGTGTATTTGGTTAACAATCCAG CTCCGAATAGCTATTGCCCTGAAAAGGTCACGCAATCAAAAAAGAATGCGCCACGCTACACTTTCGGTAGACGAACTAAAATCGAACACGATCAGGGCACACCAG CTCCTGGCGCATATTGTCCAGAGAAGGTGAAGCTCAACAAGACGCCAGAGTTCAGTTTCGGCATCAAGCACCATGAACAGCGACCAGATTACACTCCAG CGCCAGGCACCTACAAGCCCGAGCAGGTTGTCCTCGAACACATTCCCGCCTACAGCTTCGGCTTGAAAACCAAACACATCCAGGTCAGCGACACTCCAG CACCCGGTGCCTACAGCCCCGAAAAGTCACGGTTGCACTCCACACCCGCTTACTCAATCGCCGGAAAGGCCTCGCAAGATGTGGTCGATTGCACACCTG CACCCGGAGCATACGAACCCGAGAAGTGCGTCCTTAGCAGGACGCCTGCCTTCAGCTTTGGCCACCGCGCCGAGCTGACCAAGTCCAGTGACACACCGGCGCCGGGCACCTACAATCCGGAGAAGGTGCGGATGGACCACACGCCCGCATTCACCCTGTCCGGACGACCCGAGACGAGGTCCGTGAGCGAGACTCCGGCGCCCGGTTCGTATGCCCCGGAAAAGTATCGCAACGATCGAACGCCGGCCTTCACCTTCGGCGGTAAGCACGAGCAGCGACTCGAGAGCTTCACTCCGGCACCGGGCGACTACTGTCCCGAAAAAGTTCGGCACGATCACAATCCCGCTTTCTCATTCGCCGGTCGCCACGATCTGCACAAGCCAAGCGACACACCAGCACCCGGAGCCTACGACACTGAGAAAGTCCGGCAAGATCACAATCCGGCCTTCTCCTTTGCCGGTCGCCACGATCTGCACAAGCCCAGTGAAACGCCCGCTCCGGGCGCCTACTCAACGCAGAAGGTGCGACAAGATAACAATCCTGCCTTCTCGATGGCCGGGAAGTACAGTCAGAAGGTGGCCAGCGACAGTCCGGCTCCTGGAACCTACTGTCCCGAGAAGGTCCGCTTGGACCACACTCCCGCCTACAGCTTTGGCGTAAAGAGTGATCCCAAAGTAGAGAATAACACTCCAGCCCCGGGTGATTATCATCCCGAAAAGGTTAGGCAGGATCATAATCCCGCATTTTCGTTCGCCGGTCGTCACGACCTTCAGAAACCAGACCACACTCCCGCTCCTGGAGCCTACTTCCCGGAGAAAGTCAGACTGGATCACAATCCAGCATTCTCAATGGCCGGCAAGTATGATGCCAAGGTTACCAATGATACACCTGCTCCTGGTGATTACAGCCCCGAGAAAGTTAGGCAGGATACTAACCTAGCGTACTCCTTTGCTGGCCGCCATGATCTTCACAAGCCCAGCGAGACTCCCGCTCCAGGTGCTTACTCGCCGGAGAAGGTGAGGCTAGATCACAATCCAGCTTTCACGATGGCTGGCAAGCACGACCAGAAGATTTTAAATGGCACTCCGGCCCCAGGAGACTACAGTCCCGAAAAGTGTAGATTAGACCACACACCTGCTTACAGTTTTGGGGGAAAGAATGATcctaaaattgaaaacaacaCCCCGGCTCCAGGAGATTACCATCCGGAGAAGGTGAGGCTGGACCACAATCCAGCTTACTCCTTTGCCGGTCGTCACGATCTTCATAAGCCAAGTGATACTCCTGCTCCAGGAGCATACTCGCCCGAGAAGGTACGTCAAGATCATAACCCAGCATTTTCAATGGCAGGCAAGCCAGTTGAAAAGCTAACTAATGGTACTCCGGCTCCCGGAGACTACAGCCCGGAGAAAGTACGTTTAGACCATACTCCGGCCTATACTTTCGGTGGCAAAAACGATCCGAAAGTAGAGAACAATACTCCCGCTCCAGGGGATTATCATCCCGAAAAGGTCAGGCAAGATCATAACCCAGCTTTCTCCTTTGCTGGTCGCCACGATCTTCACAAACCGAATGATACTCCCGCCCCTGGTGCCTACTGTCCGGAGAAGGTCCGTCAGGATCATAATCCCGCCTTCTCAATGGCGGGTAAGCATACCCAAAAGGTCGCCAGCGACACTCCAGCTCCGGGCGATTACAGTCCGGAAAAGGTGCGTCTAGATCACACACCTGCCTACACTTTTGGGGGAAAGAACGATCCCAAAGTTGAAAGCAACACCCCAGCTCCAGGTGACTATCATCCCGAGAAAGTTAGGCAAGATCATAACCCAGCATTCTCTTTCGCTGGCCGTCATGATCTTCAAAAACCTAGCGACACTCCCGCTCCTGGAGCCTATTTCCCTGAAAAAGTCAGACAGGATCATAATCCTGCTTTCACAATGGCCGGAAAGCATGATCCTAAAGTTTCTAACGACACTCCTGCCCCTGGCGACTACAGTCCCGAAAAGGTCCGTCTAGATTACACACCTTCCTTTACCTTTGCTGGTAAAAATAATCCCAAAGTTGAAAACAATACCCCAGCTCCAGGTGACTATCATCCCGAGAAAGTTAGACAAGATCACAATCCCGCCTTTTCCTTTGCCGGTCGACACGATCTTCATAAGCCCAGTGACACCCCTGCTCCAGGAGCATACTCGCCGGAGAAGGTAAGGCAAGATCACAATCCTGCATTCTCTATGGCTGGTAAATACATTGAGAAGATTACCAATGGCACCCCAGCTCCAGGTGACTACTGTCCCGAGAAGGTCCGCTTGGATCACACTCCAGCTTTCACATTCGGGGGCAAGAATGATCCCAAGGTTGAGAACAACACACCGGCACCAGGAGATTATCACCCTGAAAAGGTTAGGCAAGATCATGTCCCCGCATTTTCCTTCGCCGGCCGTCATGATCTCCATAAGCCCAGTGAGACTCCTGCCCCCGGAGCTTACTCCCCCGAGAAAGTTAGGCAGGACCACAATCCTGCCTTTTCAATGGCCGGCAAGCATGACCCAAAGGTGACCAATGACACTCCAGCTCCCGGGGACTACCACCCCGAGAAAGTTAGGCTAGATCACAATCCCGCCTTCTCCTTCGCCGGTCGCCATGACCTGCAGAAGCCCAGCGAAACGCCCGCACCCGGAGACTACTTCCCGGAGAAGGTCAGGCAGGACTTCAATCCGGCGTTCACCTTCGCCGGCAAACACGATCCGAGATCACTGAGTGAATCCCCCGCTCCCGGCGACTACAGCCCCGAGAAGGTGCGACTGGACCATGCACCCGCTTACAGCTTTGGCGGCAAGCACGACATCAAGACGGAGCACCTTCATCCCGCGCCATGCGACTACGCCCCCGAGAAAGTTCGTCTCGACCATACACCCGCCTACACCATTGCAGGTCGTCCAGCCGCCGATCACGTGAGCCAGACGCCGGCTCCCTGCGACTACCATCCGGAGCAGTGCCAGGTGGACAGCACACCAGCGTTCACCTTCGGCATGCGACTGGGAAGGGAACGCATCTCCGATACACCAG CACCCTCCGCCTATGAGCCGGAGAAGCACTCACTGCACTCCACACCCGCCTACAGCTTTGGCACCAAGTCGGATATCCGCGTGACCACCGATGCTCCAG CCCCTGGTCACTATCATCCCGAGCAGTGCAAGCTGGACAGCTCGCCAGCCTATAGCTTTGGCCTGAAGACAGTGCCCACTGCATCGCTGCCAG TGCGCAACAATGCGGAAtgcaccaccacaaccaccaaccacaccaacaacaatgctggtagcagcaccaccacaacaaccaccaccaccacgacaAAGACCTTCATAAACGGAGTGGAGCAGCCGCAGCTGCAGAAGAAGGAGACTACCAAGCAGGTGAATGGCACCCACAAGGAGCTTAAGTCCGCaccacaaacacaagcacCGCTAAGCAATGGCAATATCGTTTCCAATGGCAACCACTCGAAGATGgtcagcaccaccaccaggaTTCAGGAAGTTGCCCATGGCCAAAAGGAGATTGGCAACCTGAAGGTGGTGGCCAGCGGTAAGTCGGATGCCAGTGCCACCAAGGCGGCGGCTGTGAGCCACCAGACCGTGGTGCAGGCGGATGGCGCCATCGTGACCAGTGGCCAATCTTCGAGGATGCAGACGGTCAAGTACGCTGTGGAGGCGAGCAGCGTGCAGGAGAAGATTATCAG CTCCTAA
- the LOC6731467 gene encoding uncharacterized protein LOC6731467 isoform X5, with translation MNKVEFKNKNKDQGPCARVRKIRPINMGGNVEQRPWTPTVRIGRIAAETTNPGPATVQLPTLIGSKVPDSKKKAAPSYSFGHKLGGKYDTSGPGPAQYNVTGMRAKGRDYPRAATLQSRPKELTRFSNPGPGEYDVVPAAKAVIDATPKYTFGQRPVALKTFQIPGPNHYQVVPLDVVKRRAPRYSFRIKVNVYLVNNPAPNSYCPEKVTQSKKNAPRYTFGRRTKIEHDQGTPAPGAYCPEKVKLNKTPEFSFGIKHHEQRPDYTPAPGTYKPEQVVLEHIPAYSFGLKTKHIQVSDTPAPGAYEPEKCVLSRTPAFSFGHRAELTKSSDTPAPGTYNPEKVRMDHTPAFTLSGRPETRSVSETPAPGSYAPEKYRNDRTPAFTFGGKHEQRLESFTPAPGDYCPEKVRHDHNPAFSFAGRHDLHKPSDTPAPGAYDTEKVRQDHNPAFSFAGRHDLHKPSETPAPGAYSTQKVRQDNNPAFSMAGKYSQKVASDSPAPGTYCPEKVRLDHTPAYSFGVKSDPKVENNTPAPGDYHPEKVRQDHNPAFSFAGRHDLQKPDHTPAPGAYFPEKVRLDHNPAFSMAGKYDAKVTNDTPAPGDYSPEKVRQDTNLAYSFAGRHDLHKPSETPAPGAYSPEKVRLDHNPAFTMAGKHDQKILNGTPAPGDYSPEKCRLDHTPAYSFGGKNDPKIENNTPAPGDYHPEKVRLDHNPAYSFAGRHDLHKPSDTPAPGAYSPEKVRQDHNPAFSMAGKPVEKLTNGTPAPGDYSPEKVRLDHTPAYTFGGKNDPKVENNTPAPGDYHPEKVRQDHNPAFSFAGRHDLHKPNDTPAPGAYCPEKVRQDHNPAFSMAGKHTQKVASDTPAPGDYSPEKVRLDHTPAYTFGGKNDPKVESNTPAPGDYHPEKVRQDHNPAFSFAGRHDLQKPSDTPAPGAYFPEKVRQDHNPAFTMAGKHDPKVSNDTPAPGDYSPEKVRLDYTPSFTFAGKNNPKVENNTPAPGDYHPEKVRQDHNPAFSFAGRHDLHKPSDTPAPGAYSPEKVRQDHNPAFSMAGKYIEKITNGTPAPGDYCPEKVRLDHTPAFTFGGKNDPKVENNTPAPGDYHPEKVRQDHVPAFSFAGRHDLHKPSETPAPGAYSPEKVRQDHNPAFSMAGKHDPKVTNDTPAPGDYHPEKVRLDHNPAFSFAGRHDLQKPSETPAPGDYFPEKVRQDFNPAFTFAGKHDPRSLSESPAPGDYSPEKVRLDHAPAYSFGGKHDIKTEHLHPAPCDYAPEKVRLDHTPAYTIAGRPAADHVSQTPAPCDYHPEQCQVDSTPAFTFGMRLGRERISDTPAPSAYEPEKHSLHSTPAYSFGTKSDIRVTTDAPAPGHYHPEQCKLDSSPAYSFGLKTVPTASLPEPKGAYIEDRIVQRRERRLASPVRNNAECTTTTTNHTNNNAGSSTTTTTTTTTTKTFINGVEQPQLQKKETTKQVNGTHKELKSAPQTQAPLSNGNIVSNGNHSKMVSTTTRIQEVAHGQKEIGNLKVVASGKSDASATKAAAVSHQTVVQADGAIVTSGQSSRMQTVKYAVEASSVQEKIISS, from the exons ATGAACAAG GTCGAGttcaaaaacaagaacaaagATCAGGGACCCTGCGCCCGCGTGCGTAAGATTCGTCCAATCAACATGGGCGGCAACGTGGAGCAGCGTCCTTGGACTCCAACCGTTAGGATCGGCAGGATCGCCGCCGAGACCACCAATCCGGGTCCAGCCACGGTTCAACTTCCAACCTTGATAG GCAGCAAAGTTCCCGACTCCAAGAAGAAGGCCGCTCCCTCGTACTCCTTTGGCCACAAGTTGGGCGGAAAGTACGACACCTCCGGACCGGGTCCGGCGCAATACAATGTTACTGGTATGCGGGCCAAGGGTCGGGATTATCCTCGAGCTGCCACTCTGCAGAGCAGACCCAAGGAACTGACGCGCTTCTCGAATCCCGGACCTGGAGAGTACGATGTGGTGCCGGCGGCCAAGGCGGTGATCGATGCCACGCCCAAGTACACCTTTGGCCAACGGCCAGTCGCGTTGAAAACCTTCCAGATACCAG GTCCCAACCATTATCAAGTGGTGCCACTTGATGTCGTCAAGCGGCGAGCCCCACGATACTCCTTTCGCATTAAGGTTAACGTGTATTTGGTTAACAATCCAG CTCCGAATAGCTATTGCCCTGAAAAGGTCACGCAATCAAAAAAGAATGCGCCACGCTACACTTTCGGTAGACGAACTAAAATCGAACACGATCAGGGCACACCAG CTCCTGGCGCATATTGTCCAGAGAAGGTGAAGCTCAACAAGACGCCAGAGTTCAGTTTCGGCATCAAGCACCATGAACAGCGACCAGATTACACTCCAG CGCCAGGCACCTACAAGCCCGAGCAGGTTGTCCTCGAACACATTCCCGCCTACAGCTTCGGCTTGAAAACCAAACACATCCAGGTCAGCGACACTCCAG CACCCGGAGCATACGAACCCGAGAAGTGCGTCCTTAGCAGGACGCCTGCCTTCAGCTTTGGCCACCGCGCCGAGCTGACCAAGTCCAGTGACACACCGGCGCCGGGCACCTACAATCCGGAGAAGGTGCGGATGGACCACACGCCCGCATTCACCCTGTCCGGACGACCCGAGACGAGGTCCGTGAGCGAGACTCCGGCGCCCGGTTCGTATGCCCCGGAAAAGTATCGCAACGATCGAACGCCGGCCTTCACCTTCGGCGGTAAGCACGAGCAGCGACTCGAGAGCTTCACTCCGGCACCGGGCGACTACTGTCCCGAAAAAGTTCGGCACGATCACAATCCCGCTTTCTCATTCGCCGGTCGCCACGATCTGCACAAGCCAAGCGACACACCAGCACCCGGAGCCTACGACACTGAGAAAGTCCGGCAAGATCACAATCCGGCCTTCTCCTTTGCCGGTCGCCACGATCTGCACAAGCCCAGTGAAACGCCCGCTCCGGGCGCCTACTCAACGCAGAAGGTGCGACAAGATAACAATCCTGCCTTCTCGATGGCCGGGAAGTACAGTCAGAAGGTGGCCAGCGACAGTCCGGCTCCTGGAACCTACTGTCCCGAGAAGGTCCGCTTGGACCACACTCCCGCCTACAGCTTTGGCGTAAAGAGTGATCCCAAAGTAGAGAATAACACTCCAGCCCCGGGTGATTATCATCCCGAAAAGGTTAGGCAGGATCATAATCCCGCATTTTCGTTCGCCGGTCGTCACGACCTTCAGAAACCAGACCACACTCCCGCTCCTGGAGCCTACTTCCCGGAGAAAGTCAGACTGGATCACAATCCAGCATTCTCAATGGCCGGCAAGTATGATGCCAAGGTTACCAATGATACACCTGCTCCTGGTGATTACAGCCCCGAGAAAGTTAGGCAGGATACTAACCTAGCGTACTCCTTTGCTGGCCGCCATGATCTTCACAAGCCCAGCGAGACTCCCGCTCCAGGTGCTTACTCGCCGGAGAAGGTGAGGCTAGATCACAATCCAGCTTTCACGATGGCTGGCAAGCACGACCAGAAGATTTTAAATGGCACTCCGGCCCCAGGAGACTACAGTCCCGAAAAGTGTAGATTAGACCACACACCTGCTTACAGTTTTGGGGGAAAGAATGATcctaaaattgaaaacaacaCCCCGGCTCCAGGAGATTACCATCCGGAGAAGGTGAGGCTGGACCACAATCCAGCTTACTCCTTTGCCGGTCGTCACGATCTTCATAAGCCAAGTGATACTCCTGCTCCAGGAGCATACTCGCCCGAGAAGGTACGTCAAGATCATAACCCAGCATTTTCAATGGCAGGCAAGCCAGTTGAAAAGCTAACTAATGGTACTCCGGCTCCCGGAGACTACAGCCCGGAGAAAGTACGTTTAGACCATACTCCGGCCTATACTTTCGGTGGCAAAAACGATCCGAAAGTAGAGAACAATACTCCCGCTCCAGGGGATTATCATCCCGAAAAGGTCAGGCAAGATCATAACCCAGCTTTCTCCTTTGCTGGTCGCCACGATCTTCACAAACCGAATGATACTCCCGCCCCTGGTGCCTACTGTCCGGAGAAGGTCCGTCAGGATCATAATCCCGCCTTCTCAATGGCGGGTAAGCATACCCAAAAGGTCGCCAGCGACACTCCAGCTCCGGGCGATTACAGTCCGGAAAAGGTGCGTCTAGATCACACACCTGCCTACACTTTTGGGGGAAAGAACGATCCCAAAGTTGAAAGCAACACCCCAGCTCCAGGTGACTATCATCCCGAGAAAGTTAGGCAAGATCATAACCCAGCATTCTCTTTCGCTGGCCGTCATGATCTTCAAAAACCTAGCGACACTCCCGCTCCTGGAGCCTATTTCCCTGAAAAAGTCAGACAGGATCATAATCCTGCTTTCACAATGGCCGGAAAGCATGATCCTAAAGTTTCTAACGACACTCCTGCCCCTGGCGACTACAGTCCCGAAAAGGTCCGTCTAGATTACACACCTTCCTTTACCTTTGCTGGTAAAAATAATCCCAAAGTTGAAAACAATACCCCAGCTCCAGGTGACTATCATCCCGAGAAAGTTAGACAAGATCACAATCCCGCCTTTTCCTTTGCCGGTCGACACGATCTTCATAAGCCCAGTGACACCCCTGCTCCAGGAGCATACTCGCCGGAGAAGGTAAGGCAAGATCACAATCCTGCATTCTCTATGGCTGGTAAATACATTGAGAAGATTACCAATGGCACCCCAGCTCCAGGTGACTACTGTCCCGAGAAGGTCCGCTTGGATCACACTCCAGCTTTCACATTCGGGGGCAAGAATGATCCCAAGGTTGAGAACAACACACCGGCACCAGGAGATTATCACCCTGAAAAGGTTAGGCAAGATCATGTCCCCGCATTTTCCTTCGCCGGCCGTCATGATCTCCATAAGCCCAGTGAGACTCCTGCCCCCGGAGCTTACTCCCCCGAGAAAGTTAGGCAGGACCACAATCCTGCCTTTTCAATGGCCGGCAAGCATGACCCAAAGGTGACCAATGACACTCCAGCTCCCGGGGACTACCACCCCGAGAAAGTTAGGCTAGATCACAATCCCGCCTTCTCCTTCGCCGGTCGCCATGACCTGCAGAAGCCCAGCGAAACGCCCGCACCCGGAGACTACTTCCCGGAGAAGGTCAGGCAGGACTTCAATCCGGCGTTCACCTTCGCCGGCAAACACGATCCGAGATCACTGAGTGAATCCCCCGCTCCCGGCGACTACAGCCCCGAGAAGGTGCGACTGGACCATGCACCCGCTTACAGCTTTGGCGGCAAGCACGACATCAAGACGGAGCACCTTCATCCCGCGCCATGCGACTACGCCCCCGAGAAAGTTCGTCTCGACCATACACCCGCCTACACCATTGCAGGTCGTCCAGCCGCCGATCACGTGAGCCAGACGCCGGCTCCCTGCGACTACCATCCGGAGCAGTGCCAGGTGGACAGCACACCAGCGTTCACCTTCGGCATGCGACTGGGAAGGGAACGCATCTCCGATACACCAG CACCCTCCGCCTATGAGCCGGAGAAGCACTCACTGCACTCCACACCCGCCTACAGCTTTGGCACCAAGTCGGATATCCGCGTGACCACCGATGCTCCAG CCCCTGGTCACTATCATCCCGAGCAGTGCAAGCTGGACAGCTCGCCAGCCTATAGCTTTGGCCTGAAGACAGTGCCCACTGCATCGCTGCCAG AACCCAAAGGCGCGTACATAGAAGATCGCATTGTCCAGAGACGCGAACGCCGTCTGGCTAGTCCCG TGCGCAACAATGCGGAAtgcaccaccacaaccaccaaccacaccaacaacaatgctggtagcagcaccaccacaacaaccaccaccaccacgacaAAGACCTTCATAAACGGAGTGGAGCAGCCGCAGCTGCAGAAGAAGGAGACTACCAAGCAGGTGAATGGCACCCACAAGGAGCTTAAGTCCGCaccacaaacacaagcacCGCTAAGCAATGGCAATATCGTTTCCAATGGCAACCACTCGAAGATGgtcagcaccaccaccaggaTTCAGGAAGTTGCCCATGGCCAAAAGGAGATTGGCAACCTGAAGGTGGTGGCCAGCGGTAAGTCGGATGCCAGTGCCACCAAGGCGGCGGCTGTGAGCCACCAGACCGTGGTGCAGGCGGATGGCGCCATCGTGACCAGTGGCCAATCTTCGAGGATGCAGACGGTCAAGTACGCTGTGGAGGCGAGCAGCGTGCAGGAGAAGATTATCAG CTCCTAA